A portion of the Flavobacterium limnophilum genome contains these proteins:
- a CDS encoding PAS domain S-box protein, with translation MKDKAPQSSTAILRRKAEEILKNKSLMVDTLSIESETLKLIHELDVHQIELEMQNEELKIAKEQLEIAAEKYINLYDFAPSGYFTLSRDGDILELNFRGANMLGKERSFLINNRFAFFVSENNRFIFNSFLDKIFKEQTKQTCEITISINAEAPTHLLLNGMVLSDEEQCVITAVDISKRKKAEEDLKINKEKYQTIFDSNRDSITIFRLTPDGRNDKFIEVNEASTEIFGYSKQELLSMTTRDLEHVTAKKMKTRMETLLSNGKIDFETSIRTKKGKTRSVEVKSLLINYLNEPAVMNITRDITERKQIESNSKKAHENLATILDAIPDLMFEVGIDGRIYHYHSNRIDLLSAPPELFIGKFFQDFLPAEVTKICMGAILEADEKGWSSGQQYSLDLAKGKHWFELSVSPINESDSKDRHFILLARDVTIRKQAEETLRQNEEKLQGVFNLANSGILMVDKNGHFSLYNDWCCDMFGYTREEFGKLTNLEITHPDDIKKTQRSLNDIIEGRIKKYQIEKRYLKKDKTFFWGEISVSAITDKNNNVTNAIGIISDITERKKIEEKLIANDAFLIQTQIIANLGSYSLDFSTGKWTSSPVLDSIFGIDSNFEKTTENWITIVHPEWKETIKDYFNNEIIDKKSDFNKDYKIIRINDKEERWVHGVGKIMYNEQNEPLHLIGSIQDITEKRIIEDSLRESEEKYRSLVENSPDAVVIYIEGKIVFVNEEGIRMIAAKSKNEIIGKPVLEFIHPDSIESVIQRMIDVVKDSNASDIVEEKFIDLQGNPIDVEIKAIPTSYEHKEAVQVIIHDITERKRTQEKIKQLSQAVEQSPVTIVITNTEGNIEYVNPKFSETTGYTFDEVTGKNPRVLKSGHTSPNEYKELWQTLSTGREWHGEFHNMKKNGELYWESASISPIINNQGKITHYIAIKEDITDRKKAEEELIKAKEKAEESDRLKLAFLANMSHEIRTPMNGILGFTELLKSPNLAGEEQQEYIKIIEKSGIRMLNIINDIISISKVESGQVDITFSETNINEQIEYLHTFFKPEAKQKGIQLSINTPLSENETIINTDREKIYAILTNLVKNALKFTYSGSIEFGYAKKGNHLEFFVKDTGLGIPSSQQKIIFERFRQANDTISRSHEGSGLGLAISKAYVEMLGGKIWVESKEGKGSSFYFTIPFDKKLESNDKIISKKDVAKEKTENEIKDLKVLIVEDDAISKLLITIAIKPFSKEILKVSTGFEAIEACRNNPDIDLVMMDINMPEMGGYEATERIREFNKDLVIIAQTANGMQSDRDEAIAAGCTDYISKPVNIAALGELIHQYFKR, from the coding sequence ATGAAAGATAAAGCGCCACAATCATCCACAGCAATTCTTCGTCGAAAAGCAGAAGAAATACTCAAAAACAAGTCGCTTATGGTAGATACATTATCTATTGAAAGCGAAACGCTCAAACTTATTCACGAACTCGATGTACACCAGATTGAACTCGAAATGCAGAATGAGGAACTGAAAATTGCAAAAGAACAGCTAGAAATTGCTGCGGAAAAATACATCAATTTATATGATTTTGCCCCTTCGGGTTATTTCACCCTTTCTAGAGATGGAGACATTCTTGAGCTCAACTTTAGAGGAGCAAACATGCTTGGCAAAGAGCGTTCCTTTCTAATAAACAACAGGTTTGCTTTTTTCGTTAGCGAGAACAACCGATTTATATTTAATTCATTTCTTGACAAAATATTCAAAGAACAAACAAAACAAACCTGTGAAATAACCATATCTATTAATGCCGAGGCGCCAACCCATTTACTACTTAATGGCATGGTTCTATCTGATGAAGAACAATGTGTCATAACAGCGGTCGACATTAGCAAACGCAAAAAAGCCGAAGAAGATTTAAAGATCAATAAAGAGAAATACCAAACAATTTTTGACAGCAACCGCGACAGCATCACCATCTTTAGACTTACTCCTGACGGCAGAAATGACAAATTTATCGAGGTAAATGAAGCCTCCACGGAAATTTTTGGTTACAGCAAGCAGGAACTTCTATCGATGACCACTCGAGACTTGGAACACGTTACGGCAAAAAAGATGAAGACTCGAATGGAAACCTTGTTATCCAATGGAAAAATAGATTTTGAAACCTCCATCAGGACCAAAAAAGGAAAAACCAGAAGCGTAGAAGTTAAATCGCTACTAATAAACTATTTGAATGAACCCGCAGTAATGAATATTACAAGGGATATTACCGAACGCAAACAGATAGAAAGTAATTCCAAAAAAGCACATGAAAATCTAGCCACCATTCTGGATGCCATTCCTGATTTGATGTTCGAAGTAGGAATTGATGGCCGCATTTATCATTACCACTCCAATCGCATTGATTTACTTTCGGCTCCTCCAGAATTGTTCATAGGAAAATTTTTCCAAGATTTTCTGCCCGCCGAGGTAACCAAAATTTGCATGGGCGCCATACTGGAAGCCGACGAAAAAGGATGGTCAAGCGGACAACAATACTCGCTAGATTTGGCCAAGGGCAAACATTGGTTTGAACTCTCGGTATCTCCCATAAATGAAAGCGATAGCAAAGACAGGCATTTTATTTTACTGGCACGGGATGTTACCATACGAAAACAAGCAGAAGAAACATTAAGACAAAATGAAGAAAAACTACAAGGTGTTTTTAATTTAGCCAATTCAGGAATTTTAATGGTTGATAAAAATGGTCATTTTTCACTTTATAACGATTGGTGTTGTGACATGTTTGGTTATACAAGAGAAGAATTTGGAAAATTGACCAATCTTGAAATCACGCATCCCGACGATATCAAAAAAACACAACGTTCCTTAAATGACATAATCGAAGGCAGGATTAAAAAATACCAAATAGAAAAACGCTACCTCAAAAAAGACAAAACTTTCTTTTGGGGCGAAATATCCGTATCGGCAATCACGGATAAAAACAATAATGTTACCAATGCCATTGGCATTATTTCTGACATTACGGAGCGTAAAAAAATAGAGGAAAAGCTAATTGCCAATGATGCCTTTTTAATCCAAACCCAGATTATTGCCAATCTTGGATCCTATTCTTTAGATTTTTCTACTGGAAAATGGACCAGTTCACCGGTTCTTGACAGTATTTTTGGCATTGACTCCAATTTTGAGAAAACAACCGAAAATTGGATAACAATTGTTCATCCGGAATGGAAAGAAACAATAAAGGACTATTTTAACAATGAAATTATTGACAAAAAAAGTGATTTCAATAAAGATTACAAAATCATTAGAATAAATGACAAAGAAGAGCGATGGGTACATGGAGTGGGTAAAATAATGTATAACGAACAAAATGAACCCTTACACTTAATTGGCTCGATTCAAGACATCACCGAGAAGAGAATCATTGAAGATTCCCTGCGCGAGAGCGAAGAAAAATACCGTAGTCTTGTAGAGAATTCTCCAGATGCCGTTGTTATTTACATCGAAGGAAAAATTGTTTTTGTGAACGAAGAAGGCATCCGAATGATTGCCGCAAAAAGCAAAAACGAAATAATTGGAAAACCTGTTCTGGAATTTATCCATCCAGACAGCATAGAAAGTGTCATTCAAAGAATGATAGACGTGGTCAAAGACAGTAATGCATCCGATATTGTAGAAGAAAAATTTATTGACCTTCAGGGAAACCCCATTGATGTCGAGATAAAAGCAATCCCTACCAGTTACGAACACAAAGAAGCCGTCCAGGTAATCATTCACGACATTACGGAACGCAAACGCACACAAGAGAAAATCAAACAACTTTCGCAAGCCGTCGAGCAAAGCCCCGTTACGATTGTCATTACAAATACAGAAGGCAACATTGAATATGTAAATCCAAAATTTTCCGAAACAACAGGATACACTTTTGATGAAGTTACAGGAAAGAATCCCCGTGTTTTAAAGTCCGGACATACCTCACCGAATGAATACAAAGAATTATGGCAAACCCTTTCGACCGGCAGGGAATGGCATGGAGAGTTTCACAACATGAAGAAAAATGGAGAATTATACTGGGAATCGGCATCCATTTCTCCAATCATAAACAATCAAGGCAAAATCACCCATTATATTGCCATCAAGGAAGACATTACCGACCGCAAAAAAGCGGAAGAGGAATTGATCAAAGCCAAGGAAAAAGCCGAAGAAAGCGATCGCCTAAAATTGGCTTTCTTGGCCAACATGAGCCACGAAATACGTACTCCCATGAACGGCATCCTGGGCTTTACAGAATTATTGAAATCGCCAAACTTGGCAGGAGAAGAACAACAAGAATACATTAAAATCATTGAAAAAAGCGGTATTCGAATGCTCAACATCATCAATGACATCATCAGTATTTCCAAAGTTGAATCGGGCCAAGTAGATATTACGTTCTCGGAAACCAATATCAATGAGCAAATCGAATACCTCCACACCTTTTTCAAACCAGAAGCCAAACAAAAAGGAATTCAGCTTTCCATCAATACTCCATTGTCTGAAAATGAAACCATAATCAATACCGATCGCGAAAAAATCTACGCCATTCTTACCAACCTGGTCAAAAATGCACTGAAATTTACCTACTCGGGTTCAATAGAATTTGGTTATGCCAAAAAAGGAAATCATCTGGAATTCTTCGTCAAGGATACCGGTTTGGGCATTCCAAGTTCCCAGCAAAAAATAATTTTCGAAAGATTCAGGCAAGCCAATGACACCATTTCCCGCTCCCACGAAGGATCAGGACTGGGACTGGCCATTTCAAAAGCTTATGTTGAAATGCTTGGCGGCAAAATATGGGTAGAGAGCAAAGAAGGGAAAGGAAGCAGTTTTTACTTTACCATTCCTTTTGACAAAAAATTGGAATCAAATGATAAAATCATTTCCAAAAAAGACGTTGCAAAAGAAAAAACCGAAAACGAAATCAAAGACTTGAAAGTATTGATAGTCGAAGACGACGCCATATCCAAATTACTCATCACGATTGCCATTAAACCTTTTAGCAAAGAGATTTTGAAAGTCAGCACCGGTTTTGAAGCCATAGAAGCGTGTCGCAACAATCCAGACATCGATTTGGTCATGATGGACATCAACATGCCGGAAATGGGCGGTTATGAAGCCACGGAACGAATTCGGGAATTCAACAAAGACCTTGTCATCATTGCCCAAACCGCCAACGGAATGCAAAGCGACAGGGACGAAGCCATTGCGGCAGGATGTACCGATTATATCTCGAAACCCGTCAATATTGCCGCATTGGGCGAGTTGATACACCAGTATTTCAAAAGGTAA